A single region of the Halichondria panicea chromosome 10, odHalPani1.1, whole genome shotgun sequence genome encodes:
- the LOC135342796 gene encoding inactive glycosyltransferase 25 family member 3-like encodes MHILNTEVFGFIVKPEDYESLDHAAQDFLNFKLENLVDHPPILYSQYISRPHPVKNNLGLDVVFMIGLVRRPERRNRMILSLDELNFNYTLFECCRWKTVESELPGQSGHQVPTRLEGPLGRTTYDLWRGRLFP; translated from the exons ATGCACATTCTGAACACCGAGGTGTTTGGGTTCATTGTCAAACCAGAGGACTATGAGAGCCTGGACCACGCTGCTCAGGACTTCCTTAACTTTAAGCTGGAAAACCTTg tggaccacccccctatactgtacagtcagtacatCTCCAGACCACACCCTGTCAAGAACAACTTGGGGTTGGACGTG GTGTTCATGATTGGGCTAGTACGGAGGCCAGAAAGAAGGAACCGGATGATTTTAAGCCTGGACGAGCTCAACTTCAACTACACCCTCTTTGAGTGCTGTCGATGGAAG ACAGTTGAATCAGAGCTTCCTGGACAGTCTGGGCATCAAGTACCTACCCGGCTGGAAGGACCCTTGGGGAGAACAACCTATGACCTTTGGAGAGGTCGGCTGTTTCCTTAG
- the LOC135342795 gene encoding E3 ubiquitin-protein ligase UBR4-like — protein sequence MHLLPYYLHVGAHVMNLSHCYQREERNLATFLAAAPDTWVSSAYELDGPQYQLVVSLFIQSLSEWEEHRTTLLKRLLVLAHARNSSSSLIKSLSSSSPAEFSVYKPLLMMFSLVDSLHRVLKTTLSVSGSDLPTALFM from the exons ATGCACCTGCTCCCCTACTACCTTCATGTCGGAGCACACGTCATGAACCT GAGTCACTGCTACCAGAGAGAGGAGAGGAACCTAGCAACCTTCCTGGCAGCTGCTCCTGACACCTGGGTCTCCTCCGCTTACGAG TTGGACGGTCCCCAGTACCAGCTGGTggtgtcactgttcatccagtCGTTGAGTGAGTGGGAGGAGCATCGGACCACCCTCCTCAAGAGACTGTTAGTGTTGGCCCATGCCAGGAACAGTAGCTCCTCCCTCATCAAGAG cctctcCTCGTCCTCCCCGGCAGAGTTCTCGGTGTACAAGCCGCTGCTAATGATGTTCTCACTAGTGGACAGTCTACACCGAGTCCTCAAGACCACACTGTCAGTGTCTGGTAGTGACCTGCCCACAGCTCtattcatgtag